A window from Synechococcus sp. RSCCF101 encodes these proteins:
- a CDS encoding glycosyltransferase, whose protein sequence is MAKELMNYLGNALILSPFATHPLDAGQRKRAFQTTSLLRKWGFSITFLHFAFETRWYWGHNSEDDAVIRKQWEGDVLHFYASKAVGLPPANGESHHLDEWWDEALGSYISNIFSKRQYDLFVCHNVWLSKAFDYVPNRCLKALEMHDLFSQRAKEYEATGVKPEFFFCSEKDEIFGLRRADLLLAIKQEDADWCIARGFSDIITIPYVEEPDLDVTAISPMANLQPLHPGKVVFGMIGSDIHFNRQSVHALIKELEAVVRDTYAPIEFVLAGSICRSVGECPSFVKKLGFVDHVSTFYSAVDVVTVPMLHGTGVKIKSVEALAYSKPVLFTVHSAEGTGFHGRICQSLREMALWAAQISLDGKVPADLVKECNESSTRASGWIQGAKDRLIFWYNLGRPSFFQLLGTRSASLSRVIVESFAGLALYKELVSAFRPQGIAVQPEMEQFIASVPSDQIPKIQSLSAAIDSWSSSTFAVFSFGQYQLLDIFLSNPGPRLILLDCRFCSVEELNSLSSLSAATMHAMIYLLTPLQASLINASSGMRVVVYPILSDRSTWDPHLHPLYAEIALHASHMSSDPYLEVRLEVDASGLESDDVGDSHFFPLSPSMIIREAIGDIDKLCRDTMDSK, encoded by the coding sequence TTGGCCAAAGAGCTAATGAATTATCTCGGAAACGCTCTGATTCTTTCACCTTTTGCAACCCATCCATTGGATGCAGGACAGCGAAAGCGGGCATTTCAAACCACTTCTCTACTAAGGAAGTGGGGCTTCTCGATTACATTTCTGCACTTCGCTTTCGAAACGCGCTGGTATTGGGGCCACAATAGCGAAGACGATGCGGTGATCAGGAAACAGTGGGAGGGAGATGTTCTTCATTTCTATGCTAGCAAGGCTGTAGGCCTTCCACCAGCAAACGGTGAATCTCATCATTTAGATGAGTGGTGGGACGAAGCTTTGGGTAGCTATATCAGCAATATCTTTAGCAAGCGTCAGTATGATTTATTTGTCTGTCATAATGTCTGGCTTAGCAAGGCATTCGATTATGTACCTAATCGCTGCCTCAAGGCACTTGAGATGCATGATCTCTTCAGTCAAAGAGCAAAAGAATATGAGGCTACAGGAGTGAAGCCTGAATTCTTTTTCTGTAGCGAGAAAGATGAGATATTTGGCTTGAGACGTGCTGACTTGCTTCTAGCTATTAAACAGGAAGATGCAGACTGGTGTATAGCCAGGGGATTCTCTGACATCATCACTATCCCTTACGTTGAGGAGCCCGATCTAGATGTGACAGCCATTAGTCCAATGGCTAATTTGCAGCCACTCCATCCCGGGAAAGTGGTATTCGGAATGATTGGATCCGATATTCACTTCAACCGTCAATCCGTTCATGCCTTGATCAAAGAGTTAGAGGCAGTGGTGCGAGATACTTATGCACCAATTGAATTTGTCCTGGCGGGATCTATCTGCCGATCTGTCGGTGAATGCCCGAGCTTTGTCAAAAAGCTTGGGTTTGTTGATCATGTTTCTACATTCTACTCAGCTGTGGACGTGGTAACGGTGCCAATGTTGCATGGGACTGGCGTCAAGATCAAGTCGGTTGAAGCTCTCGCCTACAGCAAGCCTGTTCTGTTTACAGTTCATAGTGCTGAAGGGACTGGTTTTCATGGACGCATCTGTCAGAGCTTGAGAGAGATGGCATTATGGGCAGCACAAATCTCACTGGATGGAAAGGTTCCTGCTGATCTTGTTAAGGAATGCAATGAAAGCTCTACTCGAGCTTCTGGCTGGATTCAAGGTGCAAAGGACAGACTTATCTTTTGGTACAACTTGGGAAGACCCTCTTTTTTCCAGCTTCTTGGAACTAGGTCTGCTTCTCTATCCAGGGTTATAGTTGAGTCATTTGCAGGACTTGCGCTCTACAAAGAACTTGTCAGCGCCTTTCGACCGCAAGGCATTGCTGTTCAGCCAGAAATGGAGCAATTTATTGCGTCAGTCCCATCAGACCAAATACCTAAGATTCAATCACTGTCCGCGGCTATTGATTCTTGGTCAAGCTCGACGTTTGCAGTCTTTTCATTCGGACAGTATCAGCTGCTAGACATCTTTCTTTCTAATCCTGGTCCTCGGTTGATTCTGCTTGATTGCAGATTCTGCTCCGTTGAAGAGTTAAACTCACTATCTTCGTTGAGCGCTGCAACTATGCACGCAATGATATACTTGCTCACCCCATTGCAAGCATCGCTGATTAACGCGTCTTCCGGGATGAGGGTGGTTGTCTACCCTATCCTCTCTGATCGCTCAACATGGGATCCCCATCTCCATCCTCTGTATGCTGAGATCGCATTGCATGCATCCCACATGTCTAGTGATCCCTATCTAGAAGTTCGCCTAGAAGTAGATGCTTCTGGTCTAGAGAGTGATGATGTTGGCGATAGTCATTTCTTCCCTCTTTCCCCCAGCATGATTATTCGAGAGGCGATTGGGGACATTGACAAGCTTTGCAGGGATACCATGGATAGCAAATAA